One stretch of Armigeres subalbatus isolate Guangzhou_Male chromosome 2, GZ_Asu_2, whole genome shotgun sequence DNA includes these proteins:
- the LOC134216681 gene encoding uncharacterized protein LOC134216681 has translation MHLAVISQNGESILQLPIYLFSNFTVVLEHKFTDESLKYITDDYLTKIGITEMGPRLIINSTISMLLEPRENVTIPSSPDVTIPSFEAGTSSFRSGSSSLVTEPSFKVESSAVAGPSSSGTGSVLPGISTASRHKNVTTEGALPFASVAQIRERLESDNKFRRILYTKLDANVVPTHTELLKMVRLLCRDMVWKLVNNQEYPTFNEKKGLAKQIVDAFPILRNTKMSENAPDYSLFFWRNGGNKPGAEHSGLIQSHLRNACKDIPSDRRKFVHRKSNTMTSITPDGIQKAQEVACVDPISSNFHNILRVMNETHELLTMCLRDKKRVADILSLFPHLKAYNGVMIQKAYERINVNYNKSSHLKQIFSRGLMLENDNFNAVHDDNLRGCLRILMVLGKRGTRKPIGVETLEIEEQIAAPLIRWIPDHGTALAEQLAKYVGLNVTHKVEPHLITNNENYYIYLEGEIIDCGKSSIQAIDVFIKTFCVFGIPVPATIRKLVEFFEIVSYKIKANSRTVGVKRLVSLFAESLTAEMNSD, from the exons ATGCATTTAGCAGTCATATCGCAGAATGGGGAATCCATTTTGCAATTACCTATAtatttgttttctaatttcactGTAGTTTTAGAGCACAAGTTCACCGACGAGTCGTTAAAGTACATCACAGATGATTACCTTACCAAAATTGGTATTACTGAAATGGGACCTCGTCTCATAATCAACTCGACGATATCAATGCTTTTGGAACCTCGTGAAAATGTAACCATTCCATCATCCCCCGATGTGACTATACCATCATTCGAAGCAGGAACATCCTCATTTAGATCGGGCTCATCATCACTCGTCACCGAACCGTCATTCAAAGTTGAATCATCGGCAGTAGCCGGCCCATCATCATCTGGAACAGGATCAGTTTTACCGGGTATCTCAACTGCATCAAGACACAAGAACGTAACCACAGAGGGAGCCTTGCCTTTTGCATCCGTCGCTCAG ATACGAGAACGGCTCGAAAGTGACAATAAATTTCGACGCATTTTGTATACGAAACTTGACGCAAATGTAGTTCCTACTCATACGGAGCTACTCAAGATGGTTCGTCTCTTATGTAGAGATATGGTTTGGAAGCTTGTCAACAACCAAGA gTATCCCACCTTCAACGAGAAGAAAGGATTGGCAAAGCAAATTGTAGACGCATTTCCAATATTACGAAACACGAAGATGTCGGAAAATGCCCCGGATTAC tcgttatttttctggagaaatggAGGAAATAAACCTGGTGCGGAGCACAGTGGCTTGATTCAATCGCATCTCCGGAATGCTTGTAAGGACATTCCATCGGATCGGAGGAAATTTGTCCATCGGAAATCAAATACCATGACAAGCATCACACCTGATGGCATCCAGAAAGCCCAAGAAGTTGCGTGTGTCGATCCAATctcatcaaattttcataatatATTGAGAGTGATGAATGAAACGCATGAGCTTCTTACGATGTGCTTACGAGATAAGAAACGAGTTGCAGATATCCTTTCGCTGTTTCCGCATTTGAAGGCCTACAATGGAGTTATG ATCCAAAAAGCGTATGAACGGATAAACGTAAACTACAATAAGTCGTCTCATTTGAAGCAAATCTTTTCAAGGGGATTAATGTTGGAAAACGATAATTTCAATGCAGTTCATGATG ATAATCTCCGGGGCTGCTTACGTATTCTAATGGTACTTGGAAAAAGAGGAACCCGCAAGCCCATTGGAGTAGAAACCTTAGAGATAGAGGAACAGATCGCAGCACCCTTAATTCGATGGATTCCA GATCACGGAACCGCTCTAGCTGAACAGCTAGCAAAATATGTGGGTCTAAACGTAACACACAAAGTGGAGCCGCATCTTATTACAAACAACGAAAACTATTACATATATCTCGAGGGCGAAATAATCGATTGCGGAAAATCTTCAATCCAAGCGATTGATGTTTTCATAAAAACATTTTGCGTTTTTGGCATTCCGGTTCCAGCGACTATAAGAAAGTTGGTCGAGTTTTTCGAAATAGTATCGTACAAGATTAAGGCCAATAGCAGGACAGTAGGAGTGAAGCGCCTTGTGTCTTTATTTGCTGAATCGCTGACTGCTGAGATGAATAGCGATTAA